A DNA window from Boseongicola sp. contains the following coding sequences:
- the carA gene encoding glutamine-hydrolyzing carbamoyl-phosphate synthase small subunit has translation MPDATQRPTACLALADGTIFYGKGFGATGQKVAELCFNTAMTGYQEIMTDPSYAGQIVTFTFPHIGNTGVNPEDDETADPVAEGLVVKWDPTEPSNWRSAEELSTWLARRGRIGIGNLDTRRLTRAIRQQGAPHVALAHDPDGNFDIEALVAAARAFSGLVGLDLAKDVTCAQSYRWDEMRWAWPEGYKPQNAPKHRVVAIDYGAKRNILRCLASAGCEVTVLPATATTEDVLALNPDGVFLSNGPGDPAATGEYAVPMIKGVLDQTEIPVFGICLGHQMLALALGATTVKMNHGHHGANHPVKDLETGKVEITSMNHGFTVDSQTLPDGVKETHVSLFDGSNCGIRMTERPVFSVQYHPEASPGPMDSYYLFERFTAAMDERAKEQTHA, from the coding sequence ATGCCGGATGCCACCCAAAGACCGACTGCGTGTCTTGCCTTGGCCGATGGCACAATTTTCTACGGAAAAGGCTTCGGCGCCACGGGCCAAAAAGTCGCCGAACTGTGCTTCAATACTGCCATGACTGGCTATCAAGAGATCATGACTGATCCCTCTTACGCCGGTCAGATCGTGACCTTCACCTTCCCGCACATCGGCAATACCGGCGTCAATCCCGAAGACGATGAAACCGCCGATCCCGTCGCCGAAGGCCTTGTTGTTAAATGGGATCCAACGGAACCATCAAACTGGCGCTCTGCTGAAGAATTGTCCACCTGGCTTGCCCGACGTGGCCGTATCGGCATTGGAAACCTCGACACTCGGCGCCTGACCCGCGCGATCCGCCAGCAGGGCGCGCCGCATGTGGCCTTGGCCCACGATCCCGACGGAAACTTCGATATCGAAGCATTGGTCGCAGCAGCCCGCGCGTTCTCTGGTCTCGTCGGCCTCGATCTGGCCAAAGACGTCACCTGCGCCCAGTCCTATCGATGGGATGAAATGCGGTGGGCTTGGCCCGAAGGTTACAAACCTCAAAACGCTCCAAAACATCGTGTCGTAGCAATTGATTACGGCGCCAAACGCAATATTCTCAGATGCCTGGCAAGCGCCGGTTGCGAAGTTACTGTTCTGCCAGCAACGGCCACGACCGAAGACGTTTTGGCCCTTAATCCCGACGGGGTTTTCCTGTCCAACGGTCCCGGCGACCCGGCGGCAACCGGCGAATATGCTGTGCCAATGATCAAAGGCGTTCTTGATCAAACAGAAATCCCGGTCTTTGGTATTTGCCTTGGCCACCAGATGCTTGCTCTGGCCTTGGGTGCAACGACGGTTAAGATGAACCACGGCCACCACGGGGCAAATCACCCGGTTAAGGACCTGGAAACCGGCAAAGTTGAAATCACCTCGATGAACCACGGCTTCACTGTTGACAGCCAAACCCTGCCCGACGGCGTGAAAGAAACCCATGTTTCGCTGTTCGATGGCTCCAACTGCGGCATCAGGATGACGGAACGCCCGGTATTCTCAGTGCAATACCACCCCGAAGCCAGTCCGGGACCGATGGACAGCTATTATCTGTTCGAACGTTTCACGGCGGCCATGGACGAACGCGCCAAAGAGCAAACGCACGCTTAA